The stretch of DNA CGGCCTGGCCACGCTGTACGACGCGGCAAAGCAGCGGCCGTACCGGACGGACCCCGTGGGCGCGTTCCTGAACCGGGCGGAGGCCAAggcggcgctgggcgcgcgCGGGGACGTGGCGTGGGAGGAGTGCAGCGACGCGGTGGGCGCGGCGATGCACGCGGACGTGATGAGGAGCGTGGTGCCGCAGGTGGAGTCGCTGCTGCGGCGCACGCGCGTGCTGCTATACCAGGGCGTCCGCGACCTCAGGGACGGCGTTGTGTCGACGGAGGCGTGGCTCGGCGAGGTGCGCTGGGACGGGCTGCACGCTTTCCTCGACGCCGACCGCGCCGTGTGGCGGACGCGGGCCGATGGGGAGCTCGCGGGCTACGTGCAGCGGTCGGGCGCGCTCGCGCACGTGGTGGTGTATAGCGCAGGGCACCTCGTGCCGGCGGACAACGGGCTCGCGGCGCAGGAAATGATCGAGGACTGGGTGCTGGGCACGGGGCTGTTCGGGCGCCGCGGAGGCAACGGCAGGAGGCGCGCAGCCTGATGGTGCCCGGCGCCCGCTGGTGGAGCACGGACGAATATGATGGACGATTGCGTGGACGCGAAATGGTCTAGTGTAGTAGTACAATAAGGATTTTGATGTTTTTTTTACACAGATTTTGATGGGTTTTGTGGAACGGTGATACTAATGCAGATCGATTCTGATCCTGGCCGCCCATTCTAATCACGAGCAGTTCAGAAATCTTCCGCTACACTTCACGCCAAACTAAATTACTAGCACACCATTTTTCGGCAATATCAACAATTATTTTGGTAGGCCTGGGCCACCACGAGATAGGAACAATTCCTGCCGGGCTGTCGGGCTGACTCCTGTCTAGATATTCTGGTGCCAGCAGATAGGACAAGGGTGAGGTGGCCAGCTCGTTACATCGACAGCGTTGACGTTGCCGGACGTGCGATGGTGACGGCATGTGTTGTAAGCGCGGACTCGATCGGGAAAATGACGTCGATCTCTGTCCGCACTTCGCCTCTACGGCTTGGAATGGGGCCATTTGCTTGCTGCTTACACGAAACTTTCGGCCCGTTCTACGATTACCCCGTGACCTCGTGAAGGAATGAGAGCACCGATGGCTAGTTTTGCTCCACAGTATGGCACCTCTTCCATCCCTTTCTCCCCTCCTGGCACCACCTTCAAACGCACGCTGGTCGTGTCAAAAAAAAGGGTACGCTGGAGCTGCCCTAAGTTGCATTAATCATGTTTTCGATTCCGCAACCTACAAAATGGTAATTTTACAATGTAATACCTATATGTTTTTACAACATCACTCGTGCTTACTAGGATCCGCTATGCATGCGGGCCACAATGTAATTTTACATGCTGGGTTCGTTGGGAATCGCCAATGAAAATGTAAGCTCTACAATAGAATCCACAGGCAGGTCCACAAACTGTCAGTTCCAGAATGCAGCTTACGACGCGTTCAGCGAGAGAGCACCGGACGCAAATAGAAGGTTCCGCCGAGAGAACTGCCATTGCCAGAAATCAGTTAGTTCTTCAATTAGATTGCACATTCGAAAAAagattttaaatttaagatgTTGAATAGATGGGAACTTTTCTCACCCGCAGGCTATAAACAGGAGTTGATTTTGTAGGGAGAGCTTTAAGCAACCTCAGTCGGTTAGCTGTACTGCCTTTGCTGTTTCAGAGAAAGAGGAAGGATTTTTTTGCAGTCAGAGTTAGAAGTATATATGCCCGAATGGACCAGTATCTTTTACATGTCAACCAACTTACGTGTCCTCCGTCTTCAGGGCCTTTGTGCTGGAAGCGACATCCCATAGTTTTACGGTACAGTCGGCTGATCCAGATGCAAGCAATGCCCCTTCACAGCTAAAACAATAGCAGGATATATTAAATAAGAAAATATTTCACTAGATCATTAACCAAGTAACGCTGCTTTAACTAAAATTAAACCAAATGCAGTACTACACGACATCACAGAACAGCACATCATGAATTGtcaatgaaaaaaaaaacatacaTTTAAAATTGCAATGGAAACGATGCAAAAGGGATAATCTACAGCAGTGTTTTAATCTTTCCACATTATATATCTGATTGGAATTTGTTACAACTAATGACTATGTTCCTAGGAGTCAGTCTGCTCATTGAACTGGCTATGGGTGGCCGGACTGGCCAGCATATTAAGCCATGGTTTTAACTACAATGATCCCTTCTTTTTAAAAAGAGACTTGGGGTGCTACACTCAACTACAGAAGTTCAACAATTTGTATTGATTACCTGAAAGCAAGTGTCCACACACAAGAGCTGTGTCCTAGTAGTGGTGAAACACAGCGACCAGTAGATAGATCCCATATCATGATGGTTCCATCTTCATCTCCAGAGGCCATGTATCGTCCATCAGGTGACATTGCCAGTGATAAAACCATACTCCTATGACCAATAAACATCCGTATACAATCGCCCGACTGAACATCCCATAGTCTTACAGTTTTGTCGCTAGAACCGGTGGCTATGTAGTTACAGTTTACATGCCACTGGACACACTGTTAAGCAAATAATTTGCAAGCAAAAGAAAAAGGATCAGCTAAAACATGCTGGGTCTCAGCACAGAGCAATGATAAAACAAGCGGATATCCTAACATAAAAAGGACTAAAAACACCGAGCATTTCATTTAGCCGAACCATACATTTTCGAATTATATGAAATTATTAGACCAGAAGTTCACTTACATCAACATCGGAAAGATGCCCAGCCATTATCCGCAAAGGCTGAATTCTTTCCATTGACCAGATTCTAGCAGTCCTGTCATGTGAAGCACTAGCAAAGTAATGGCCAACCGGGCTGAACTGTCAAAAAAGTAAACAAATAAGGTATCAATATAACACATAGTTATGCATTAAAAATGTTTACAAATGCAAGATCAACATCATCAATGGTTATCACATACTTGGACATCCCAAACTGGGTAGTTGTGTCCTTTGTAACAGACAAGATTCGCGTTCAGCTTGGTACTCCAAAGTCTAACTGTAACAAATAAAAAGTAAGGATAAAACGTTAGTTATAAATATTAAGAATGAAAGGATTTACTACAGAAGTAAAATAATGATGTCTAGATGTCTTACTTGTTGAATCTGAAGATGATGACAAGAGAAAATCGCTAAACGGGCTAAAGGCCGCTGAATAAACTGGTCCAGAATGACCTTGGAATAGTGTATAAGGTCTTTTCCCCTCATCTATTGTTGACATGCGTTCACCCTGGGAAGATCCATTCTCCCCCTGTGAACTAGCTGAAATTAAAGTTTTCCGAATTAGCAAAAAACCATCAGTATTTAATTGGAAATATTTGAATGTCCTTCAGGCTTTGGAGATGAAGAATGCCAGGTAGTTGAGAATTGTAACACATTGTACACTATCAAGTCTGAACCAAAGATAATATTGCAGTGGGCGGAGAAGAATTTTAAAAGACTGCCACACATGCATTATTTCTAacttaaaacttttcatcatGGAGAATGCCCGAATTTCATTACTTCAGAACCAACGAAATTACAGTCTTACAAGCATAGTTTTCAGCGTACATCCAACCAGAAAAGCAACAAACTCCACAAAGACGAAACGCATAAACAGCAATCGACACCATCTTAACAAAGAAAAGCAAGTAAATGGGGCTTAGTTTCTAACTTGAACTCAAGGCAATATATCAACCATGATTTTGGCCTAAACTATGCAAAAATGCAAGTAGTTCAGCACAGCAAGCATTGTAATACAGAATAGAATGATTGGCTAGGAATGAAAAGGGCTAATTACATGTTTTTGCTGCTTGACCAATCTTTGACATATCCCAAACCTGGTGAAAATAAAGGAAATTTTACCAACAAAAAATACATATAGCATCGCGAAGAAGACATGGTCTTTTGACCTGAACGAACTGACCTTCACCGACGAATCAGAAAACCCACCCACAACCAAAGATCCATCGTGTGATATTGATGAGCAGTTTAATCTATGTTCCATGGGATGATACTCAGCCAGAGTATTAACAGAGAAGTTGTAAATTGTGAATATCAGTTATAGTTACCCATTATGTGTATTGAGGAATGTGTAGAAGCTAACAGACGGTAATGCCACACTATTCAATTGTGCACGGTTTCGCAGATCCTCAAGAATCGATTGTTCAACTTCAA from Panicum hallii strain FIL2 chromosome 3, PHallii_v3.1, whole genome shotgun sequence encodes:
- the LOC112883902 gene encoding transcription initiation factor TFIID subunit 5 isoform X2 encodes the protein MEDEEMEKKVQQYLQRKGFRLTELALQEERNRLSTSAVSDITLARSDNDPGRYHDGYSRLRTWAYSSLDQYKHELLRVLYPVFIHCFMDLVAEGHMQEARSFFHMFREDHEVMHSRDLQKLEGVLSPSHLEEMELARALRQNKFKIKLCEYSYELLLQYIQKTQALVVLGVINEHITFEVSPGQPLLISDDADVVALIGTSKDLAKQINQKEVHWGLLEDSVEERMEKALAESDKVEAESKDADTEDNKKRNAEGGKQGASLKKSKKDKLVGATGKNVRTETSMASVAPRVKPELTLPTTPVEVEQSILEDLRNRAQLNSVALPSVSFYTFLNTHNGLNCSSISHDGSLVVGGFSDSSVKVWDMSKIGQAAKTSSSQGENGSSQGERMSTIDEGKRPYTLFQGHSGPVYSAAFSPFSDFLLSSSSDSTIRLWSTKLNANLVCYKGHNYPVWDVQFSPVGHYFASASHDRTARIWSMERIQPLRIMAGHLSDVDCVQWHVNCNYIATGSSDKTVRLWDVQSGDCIRMFIGHRSMVLSLAMSPDGRYMASGDEDGTIMIWDLSTGRCVSPLLGHSSCVWTLAFSCEGALLASGSADCTVKLWDVASSTKALKTEDTKGSTANRLRLLKALPTKSTPVYSLRFSRRNLLFASGALSLNAS
- the LOC112883902 gene encoding transcription initiation factor TFIID subunit 5 isoform X1; the protein is MEDEEMEKKVQQYLQRKGFRLTELALQEERNRLSTSAVSDITLARSDNDPGRYHDGYSRLRTWAYSSLDQYKHELLRVLYPVFIHCFMDLVAEGHMQEGICNARSFFHMFREDHEVMHSRDLQKLEGVLSPSHLEEMELARALRQNKFKIKLCEYSYELLLQYIQKTQALVVLGVINEHITFEVSPGQPLLISDDADVVALIGTSKDLAKQINQKEVHWGLLEDSVEERMEKALAESDKVEAESKDADTEDNKKRNAEGGKQGASLKKSKKDKLVGATGKNVRTETSMASVAPRVKPELTLPTTPVEVEQSILEDLRNRAQLNSVALPSVSFYTFLNTHNGLNCSSISHDGSLVVGGFSDSSVKVWDMSKIGQAAKTSSSQGENGSSQGERMSTIDEGKRPYTLFQGHSGPVYSAAFSPFSDFLLSSSSDSTIRLWSTKLNANLVCYKGHNYPVWDVQFSPVGHYFASASHDRTARIWSMERIQPLRIMAGHLSDVDCVQWHVNCNYIATGSSDKTVRLWDVQSGDCIRMFIGHRSMVLSLAMSPDGRYMASGDEDGTIMIWDLSTGRCVSPLLGHSSCVWTLAFSCEGALLASGSADCTVKLWDVASSTKALKTEDTKGSTANRLRLLKALPTKSTPVYSLRFSRRNLLFASGALSLNAS
- the LOC112883902 gene encoding transcription initiation factor TFIID subunit 5 isoform X3; this encodes MDLVAEGHMQEGICNARSFFHMFREDHEVMHSRDLQKLEGVLSPSHLEEMELARALRQNKFKIKLCEYSYELLLQYIQKTQALVVLGVINEHITFEVSPGQPLLISDDADVVALIGTSKDLAKQINQKEVHWGLLEDSVEERMEKALAESDKVEAESKDADTEDNKKRNAEGGKQGASLKKSKKDKLVGATGKNVRTETSMASVAPRVKPELTLPTTPVEVEQSILEDLRNRAQLNSVALPSVSFYTFLNTHNGLNCSSISHDGSLVVGGFSDSSVKVWDMSKIGQAAKTSSSQGENGSSQGERMSTIDEGKRPYTLFQGHSGPVYSAAFSPFSDFLLSSSSDSTIRLWSTKLNANLVCYKGHNYPVWDVQFSPVGHYFASASHDRTARIWSMERIQPLRIMAGHLSDVDCVQWHVNCNYIATGSSDKTVRLWDVQSGDCIRMFIGHRSMVLSLAMSPDGRYMASGDEDGTIMIWDLSTGRCVSPLLGHSSCVWTLAFSCEGALLASGSADCTVKLWDVASSTKALKTEDTKGSTANRLRLLKALPTKSTPVYSLRFSRRNLLFASGALSLNAS